A single genomic interval of Helicoverpa zea isolate HzStark_Cry1AcR chromosome 19, ilHelZeax1.1, whole genome shotgun sequence harbors:
- the LOC124639465 gene encoding vacuolar protein sorting-associated protein 29, producing MLVLVLGDLHIPHRCSSLPPKFKKLLLPGRIQHILCTGNLCTKESYDYLKTLASDVHVVRGDFDENSTYPEQKVITVGQFRIGLIHGHQVVPWGDEETLALVQRQLDVDILISGHTHRFEAYEHENKFYINPGSATGAYSPLFRNATPSFVLMDIQSSTVVTYVYKLLGDEVKVERIEYKKA from the exons CTAGTCCTAGTTCTCGGAGACCTGCACATCCCTCACCGCTGCAGTAGCCTGCCGCCCAAGTTTAAGAAGCTGCTGCTTCCAGGCCGGATACAGCATATTCTATGTACAGGAAACCTCTGTACGAAGGAGTCCTATGATTACTTGAAGACTTTAGCCAGCGATGTCCATGTTGTCAGGGGAGATTTTGATGAG AATTCCACATACCCAGAACAGAAAGTGATAACCGTCGGTCAGTTCCGCATCGGTCTGATCCATGGCCACCAAGTAGTACCCTGGGGTGACGAGGAGACCCTCGCTCTTGTACAGAGGCAGCTGGACGTAGATATCCTGATATCGGGCCACACTCACCGCTTTGAAGCGTACGAGCATGAGAACAAGTTTTATATCAATCCGGGATCTGCTACTGGGGCATATAGTCCTCTTTTCAG GAATGCCACTCCATCATTTGTTCTGATGGACATCCAAAGCTCAACGGTAGTCACTTATGTCTACAAACTGCTCGGAGACGAAGTCAAAGTGGAAAGAATTGAATACAAGAAAGCCTAA